In Balaenoptera musculus isolate JJ_BM4_2016_0621 chromosome 19, mBalMus1.pri.v3, whole genome shotgun sequence, one genomic interval encodes:
- the TSNAXIP1 gene encoding translin-associated factor X-interacting protein 1, translated as MTTAVNYHSFPGHECWLPGCPRVMDSPKPQRPSFATTSRAHLRPLGVIVDDSFLTETKNTQKRKLSQKRKTLLSCPFSIGGHLSPRPTYISDQTILHNRKPCSDDYRKRVGSWQQQPLGTTKPRYLEQLENYLRKELLLLDLGTDSAQELRLQPYREIFEFFIEDFKTYKPLLSSIKNAYEVMLAHQREKIRALEPLKAKLVTVNEDCNERILAMRAKETYEISMLKKEKMNLLKLIDKKNEEKISLQSEVTKLRKNLAEEYLRYLSERDARKILIADLNELRYQREDMSLAQSPGVWGEDPVKLTMALKMARQDLTRTQMELNTMQANFGDVVPRRDFEMQEKTLKDLQEQLDSLRDDYEEVRKEHEMLLQLHMSTLKERDQFYSELQEIQRTSTPRPDWSKCEDVVAGGRDRWQMLAEGKNSDQLVDVLLEEIGEGLLREKDFFPGLGYGESIPPFLRFDGVVENKKPTKKDVVNLLKDAWKERITEEQKEKFPDFFFNFLERRFGPGDAMAWAYTIFEYTKLFHSSEVMSQFYAVLMGKRKESVYIKQKETIAQLLKEMTNADSQNEGLLTMEQLSTALKSTFPFKKDERIQELMEAGGWHPSSSNADLLNYCVLFMEDEEGQSVPFVQKLWEQYMDEKDEYLQELKQELDLELHDEVTLPKVREALMNIDPSLDKQTLNSYLSQAFQLPMTELPEEGEEKEEGIVIRLQTALEQLQMSDVRRMGPREQEPAS; from the exons ATGACTACGGCTGTAAACTACCACAGCTTCCCAGGCCACGAGTGCTGGCTGCCCGGCTGCCCTAGGGTCATGGACTCCCCGAAGCCGCAGCGCCCCAGCTTCGCGACCACGTCGAG AGCACACTTGCGACCTTTAGGAGTGATCGTAGATGATTCCTTCCTCACAGAAACCAAGAATACCCAGAAACGCAAGCTTTCTCAGAAACGGAAGACGCTGCTG TCCTGTCCGTTCTCCATTGGTGGCCACCTGTCCCCAAGGCCCACATACATCAGTGACCAGACCATTCTGCATAATCGAAAGCCCTGTTCAGATGACTACCGGAAGCGAGTAGG TAGctggcagcagcagcccctggGCACTACCAAGCCAAGGTACCTAGAGCAACTAGAGAACTACCTACGCAAGGAGCTCCTCCTGCTGGACCTGGGTACAGATTCTGCCCAGGAGCTAAGGCTGCAG CCTTACAGAGagatatttgaatttttcataGAGGACTTCAAAACATACAAGCCATTGCTATCCTCCATCAAGAATGCATATGAGGTGATGCTGG CCCACCAGAGGGAGAAGATTCGGGCTCTGGAGCCCCTGAAGGCGAAGCTTGTCACTGTGAACGAGGACTGCAACGAGAGGATCCTGGCCATGAGGGCTAAGGAGACATATGAAATCTCCATgctgaagaaagagaagatgaatTTGCTAAAACTCATTGATAAGAAGAATGAGGAGAAGATCTCATTGCAGAGTGAG GTGACCAAACTGAGGAAGAACTTGGCTGAGGAGTATCTGCGCTACCTCAGCGAGCGAGATGCCCGTAAGATCCTTATTGCAGACCTGAATGAGCTACGGTACCAGCGGGAAGACATGTCACTAGCCCAATCCCCAG GTGTCTGGGGGGAGGACCCCGTGAAGTTAACAATGGCTCTTAAGATGGCCCGGCAAGACCTGACCCGCACGCAGATGGAACTCAACACCATGCAGGCCAACTTTGGAGACGTGGTGCCCAGAAGGGACTTTGAAATGCAGGAGAAGACCCTCAAGGATCTGCAGGAGCAG CTGGACAGCCTGAGAGACGACTATGAAGAGGTCCGCAAGGAGCACGAGATGCTGCTGCAGTTGCACATGAGCACGCTGAAGGAGCGGGACCAGTTCTACTCTGAGCTGCAGGAGATCCAGCGCACCTCCACACCACGGCCAGACTGGTCCAAGTGCGAAG ATGTGGTGGCTGGAGGACGAGATCGCTGGCAAATGCTGGCCGAGGGCAAGAACAGCGACCAGCTGGTGGATGTGCTCCTGGAGGAGATTGGCGAGGGGCTGCTCCGGGAGAAAGACTTCTTCCCTGGTCTG GGTTATGGGGAATCCATCCCCCCTTTCCTTCGATTTGATGGCGTTGTGGAGAACAAGAAGCCAACCAAGAAGGATGTGGTAAACCTCCTCAAGGATGCCTGGAAGGAACGTATCACTGAGGAGCAG AAAGAGAAGTTCCCAgatttcttcttcaatttcctgGAGCGTCGCTTTGGGCCTGGTGATGCCATGGCCTGGGCTTACACCATTTTTGAATATACCAAGCTCTTCCACTCCAGTGAGGTCATGAGTCAGTTCTATGCAGTCTTGATGGGAAAG AGGAAAGAGAGTGTGTACATCAAGCAGAAGGAGACAATAGCACAGCTGCTGAAGGAGATGACCAATGCTGACAGCCAGAACGAGGGGCTACTAACCATGGAGCAGTTAAG CACTGCCCTCAAGAGTACCTTCCCCTTCAAGAAGGATGAGAGAATTCAGGAGTTGATGGAGGCAGGGGGCTGGCATCCCAGCAGCAGCAATGCAGACTTGCTCAACTACTGCGTATTATTTATGGAG GACGAGGAGGGCCAGAGCGTGCCCTTTGTGCAAAAGCTGTGGGAACAGTACATGGATGAAAAGGATGAATACTTACAGGAGTTAAAGCAGGAGCTGGACCTGGAACT CCACGATGAGGTGACCCTACCCAAGGTACGTGAGGCCTTGATGAACATTGATCCCAGCCTGGACAAGCAGACCCTCAACAGCTATTTGAGCCAGGCCTTCCAGCTCCCCATGACAGAACTGCCAGAAGAGGGcgaggaaaaggaagagggcatTGTGATAAGGCTCCAGACTGCACTGGAACAGCTTCAGATGAGTGATGTTAGGCGTATGGGGCCCCGAGAGCAGGAACCTGCAAGCTGA